One window of Fusobacterium polymorphum genomic DNA carries:
- a CDS encoding response regulator transcription factor yields the protein MNKILIIEDDKNIQRLLGLELRHKNYSVDSAYDGEQGIEIFSKNSYDVVLLDLMLPKKSGKEVCRELRKLGDAPIIVITAKDSVLDKVELLDLGANDYICKPFAMEELLARIRVVTRNKENSNNKHFYIENEIKMDISAKKVFLNEVEISLTKTEFLILEYFMKNKGLSCSREKIIVGVWGYDFDGEEKIVDVYINSLRKKIDPKSNYIHTIRGFGYIFQYKED from the coding sequence ATGAATAAAATTTTAATAATTGAAGATGATAAAAATATACAAAGACTTTTAGGATTAGAATTAAGACATAAAAACTATTCAGTTGACTCTGCTTATGATGGAGAACAAGGAATAGAAATATTTTCTAAAAATTCTTATGATGTTGTTTTACTTGATTTGATGTTACCTAAAAAATCTGGAAAAGAAGTGTGCCGAGAATTAAGAAAATTAGGGGATGCTCCAATTATAGTAATAACAGCAAAAGATTCAGTTTTAGACAAAGTGGAACTTTTAGACTTAGGGGCAAATGATTATATTTGTAAACCTTTTGCAATGGAAGAATTATTAGCAAGAATTAGAGTAGTAACAAGAAATAAAGAAAACTCTAATAATAAACATTTTTATATAGAAAATGAAATAAAAATGGATATTTCAGCTAAAAAAGTATTTTTAAATGAAGTAGAAATAAGCCTTACAAAGACTGAATTTTTAATCTTAGAATATTTTATGAAAAATAAAGGGTTATCTTGTTCAAGAGAAAAGATAATAGTAGGTGTTTGGGGTTATGATTTTGATGGTGAGGAAAAAATTGTGGATGTGTATATTAATTCACTTAGAAAAAAAATAGACCCTAAAAGTAATTATATTCATACTATTCGTGGTTTTGGTTATATATTTCAATATAAAGAGGATTAA
- a CDS encoding sensor histidine kinase, which produces MKKISKELLKTYYWVIVLFAIFSIFIIVNFSVYLWKENQNDIKVIEEFVDYQMNELANKEDIDYIPRELFFKNILDKAPKLRDVYLEIFYNDKKYAKSPYLPDKEHNFLDYYSVTNFYQIEGFDEIKVKITRRNVRDRLLILNAFTSFVFFLLFCLYIIVRIQKRFFDKFKNSLDNLKIFTQDYNLDSEIRIHNEENFIEFSILQKSFKNMLIRLKEQSQLQIDFVNNASHELKTPIFVIKGYVDMLNDWGKDDKEVLDEGLIVLKKEIQNMQELTEKLLFLAKSRNLTLEKTNINLDSILKEVIDNLIFAYPKQKINYSSSEIFIDSDAALLKLLFKNLIENAIKYGKDNPVNIELKKEKKVTVIIEDFGVGISEKALPHIFERFYREDESRNREIKSYGLGLSIVKEIIALLNIDIQIESQLGKGTKITLQL; this is translated from the coding sequence ATGAAAAAAATATCTAAGGAGCTATTGAAAACATATTATTGGGTTATTGTTTTATTTGCAATATTCTCTATTTTTATAATAGTAAATTTTTCAGTTTATCTATGGAAAGAAAACCAAAATGATATAAAAGTAATAGAGGAATTTGTAGACTACCAAATGAATGAACTAGCAAATAAAGAAGATATTGATTATATACCAAGAGAATTATTTTTTAAAAATATTTTGGATAAAGCACCAAAGCTTCGAGATGTTTATTTAGAAATCTTTTATAATGATAAAAAATATGCAAAATCTCCTTATTTACCTGATAAGGAGCATAACTTTTTAGATTATTATTCAGTTACAAATTTTTACCAAATAGAAGGCTTTGATGAAATAAAAGTAAAAATAACAAGAAGAAATGTCAGAGATAGATTGCTTATTTTAAATGCTTTTACAAGTTTTGTATTCTTTTTATTATTCTGTTTATATATAATTGTTAGAATACAAAAAAGATTTTTTGATAAATTTAAAAATTCTCTGGATAACTTAAAAATTTTTACACAGGATTATAATTTAGATTCTGAAATAAGAATACACAATGAAGAAAATTTTATAGAATTTAGTATTTTACAAAAATCTTTTAAAAATATGTTAATAAGACTTAAAGAGCAATCTCAATTACAAATTGACTTTGTTAATAATGCGTCTCATGAGCTGAAAACTCCAATTTTTGTTATAAAAGGTTATGTTGATATGCTTAATGATTGGGGAAAAGATGATAAAGAAGTTCTTGATGAGGGTTTAATTGTATTAAAAAAAGAAATTCAAAATATGCAAGAATTAACTGAAAAACTTTTATTCTTAGCAAAAAGTAGAAATTTAACATTAGAAAAGACTAATATAAATCTTGATAGCATTTTAAAAGAAGTTATAGATAATTTGATTTTTGCTTATCCTAAACAAAAAATAAATTATAGTTCATCTGAAATTTTTATAGATTCTGATGCAGCCCTTTTAAAACTATTATTTAAAAATTTAATAGAGAATGCAATAAAATATGGAAAAGATAATCCAGTAAATATTGAATTAAAAAAAGAAAAGAAAGTTACAGTAATAATAGAAGATTTTGGAGTAGGGATATCTGAAAAAGCTTTACCTCATATTTTTGAAAGATTTTACAGAGAAGATGAGTCAAGAAATAGAGAAATTAAAAGTTATGGTTTAGGACTTTCTATTGTAAAAGAAATTATAGCTCTACTTAATATTGATATCCAAATTGAAAGCCAATTAGGTAAAGGAACAAAAATAACACTACAACTATAA
- a CDS encoding uracil-DNA glycosylase family protein, with translation MNREEKLKKIIEEIKNDEENKKYTEQGIDPLFSAPKEARIVIVGQAPGIKAQENKLYWKDKSGDKLRVWTGIDEKTFYNSNLLAIIPMDFYYPGKGKNGDLPPRKDFGDKWHNKILELLPNIELFILIGKYAQGFYLKGKLKDNLTDTVKAYKEYLPKFFPIVHPSPLNIRWLKKNPWFEEEVVPTLKNMVAEIMEK, from the coding sequence ATGAATAGAGAAGAGAAATTAAAAAAAATTATTGAAGAAATTAAAAATGATGAAGAAAATAAAAAATACACAGAACAAGGTATTGACCCACTTTTTTCTGCACCAAAAGAAGCAAGAATAGTTATTGTTGGACAAGCACCTGGAATAAAAGCTCAAGAAAATAAATTATATTGGAAAGATAAGAGTGGAGATAAGTTAAGAGTTTGGACAGGGATAGATGAAAAAACTTTTTATAATTCCAATTTACTTGCTATAATACCTATGGACTTTTATTATCCAGGAAAAGGAAAAAATGGAGATTTACCTCCAAGAAAAGATTTTGGAGATAAATGGCATAATAAAATTTTAGAATTATTACCTAATATTGAATTATTTATATTGATTGGAAAATATGCTCAAGGATTTTATTTAAAAGGCAAACTAAAAGATAATTTAACAGATACCGTTAAAGCTTATAAAGAGTATTTACCTAAATTTTTTCCAATAGTCCATCCATCACCTTTAAATATTAGATGGTTAAAGAAAAATCCTTGGTTTGAAGAAGAAGTTGTACCTACTTTAAAAAATATGGTAGCAGAAATTATGGAGAAATAA
- a CDS encoding C4-dicarboxylate TRAP transporter substrate-binding protein has protein sequence MKKILSLIFLSLLTLALVACGGKKEEATKEGGEAKQEARVIKVTTKFVDDEQTAKSLVKVVDAINQRSNGTLELQLFTSGTLPIGKDGMEQVANGSDWILVDGVNFLGDYVPDYNAVTGPMLYQTFEEYLRMVKTPLVQDLNAQALEKGIKVLSLDWLFGFRNIEAKKPIKTPEDMKGLKLRVPTSQLYTFTIEAMGGNPVAMPYPDTYAALQQGVIDGLEGSILSFYGTKQYENVKEYSLTRHLLGVSAVCISKKCWDSLTDEQRTIIQEEFDKGALDNLTETQKLEDEYAQKLKENGVTFHEVDAEAFNKAVAPVYDKFPKWTPGIYNKIMENLTQIREDIKNGK, from the coding sequence ATGAAAAAGATTTTATCTTTGATTTTCTTATCACTTCTTACCTTAGCATTGGTTGCTTGTGGTGGAAAAAAAGAAGAAGCTACAAAAGAAGGTGGAGAAGCAAAACAAGAAGCAAGAGTAATTAAAGTTACAACAAAATTTGTTGATGATGAACAAACAGCAAAATCATTAGTAAAAGTTGTAGATGCTATTAATCAAAGAAGTAATGGAACTTTAGAATTACAATTATTTACAAGTGGAACTTTACCAATTGGTAAAGATGGTATGGAACAAGTTGCAAATGGTTCAGATTGGATATTAGTAGATGGTGTAAACTTCTTAGGAGATTATGTACCTGATTACAATGCAGTTACAGGACCTATGTTATATCAAACATTTGAAGAATATTTAAGAATGGTAAAAACTCCATTAGTTCAAGACTTAAATGCACAAGCTCTTGAAAAAGGAATTAAAGTATTATCTTTAGATTGGTTATTTGGATTTAGAAATATTGAAGCTAAAAAACCTATAAAAACTCCTGAAGATATGAAAGGTTTAAAATTAAGAGTTCCTACTAGCCAATTATATACATTCACTATTGAAGCTATGGGAGGAAACCCAGTTGCAATGCCTTATCCAGATACTTATGCAGCATTACAACAAGGTGTTATAGATGGACTTGAAGGTTCTATTTTAAGTTTTTATGGAACAAAACAATATGAAAATGTTAAAGAATATTCTTTAACTCGTCACTTACTTGGAGTTTCAGCAGTATGTATTTCAAAAAAATGTTGGGATAGTTTAACTGATGAACAAAGAACAATAATTCAAGAAGAATTTGATAAAGGTGCTCTAGACAACTTAACTGAAACACAAAAATTGGAAGATGAATATGCACAAAAATTAAAAGAAAATGGAGTAACTTTCCATGAAGTTGATGCTGAAGCATTCAATAAAGCAGTTGCACCAGTTTATGATAAATTCCCTAAATGGACTCCTGGTATCTATAATAAGATTATGGAAAATCTTACTCAAATCAGAGAAGATATTAAAAATGGAAAATAA